Proteins from one Flammeovirgaceae bacterium genomic window:
- a CDS encoding YifB family Mg chelatase-like AAA ATPase, whose translation MVAKTFGSAVHGVDAQTITVEVNIIQGNKFWMSGLPDNAVKESQHRVESALKGLGYYMPRNKVVVNLAPADVRKEGSAYDLPIALGILQASGQAPVKGLDQYVIMGELSLDGVLRPIRGALPIAIQSRQEGFKGFVLPVANAREAAIVNKLGVIGVATLKEAIDFFSGKLHIDPLVVDTREVFNEQLNTYESDFRDVQGQENIKRALEIAAAGGHNAIMIGPPGAGKTMLAKRLPSILPPLTLNEALETTKIHSVAGRLGANDALITNRPFRSPHHTISDVALVGGGGNPQPGEISLSHNGVLFLDELPEFKRAVLEVMRQPMEERRVTISRAKVSIDYPANFMLIASMNPCPCGYYNHPEKECVCAPGVVQRYLSKVSGPLLDRIDLHVEVVPVSFDEMVSQQKSESSEGIRERVVKAREVQAQRFKGNAEMYCNAMMGSSMVKKVCVINDAGRALLKTAMERLGLSARAYDRILKVSRTIADLAGSDEIKIEHLAEAIQYRSLDREGWAG comes from the coding sequence ATGGTAGCAAAGACCTTTGGCAGTGCCGTGCATGGCGTGGATGCACAAACCATCACCGTGGAGGTGAACATTATCCAGGGCAACAAATTCTGGATGAGCGGGCTGCCCGACAATGCGGTGAAGGAAAGCCAGCACCGGGTGGAGTCGGCACTGAAAGGCCTGGGCTATTATATGCCGCGCAACAAAGTGGTCGTGAACCTTGCCCCTGCCGATGTGCGCAAGGAAGGCTCTGCCTATGACTTGCCCATAGCCCTGGGCATCCTGCAGGCCTCCGGCCAGGCCCCTGTCAAAGGCCTGGACCAGTACGTGATCATGGGGGAGCTGTCGCTGGATGGTGTCCTTCGCCCCATCCGTGGCGCGCTGCCCATAGCCATTCAATCCCGGCAGGAGGGCTTCAAGGGGTTTGTCCTGCCCGTGGCCAATGCCCGCGAGGCCGCCATTGTAAACAAGCTTGGCGTGATAGGTGTAGCAACGCTAAAAGAGGCCATTGATTTCTTTTCGGGCAAACTTCATATCGACCCGCTGGTGGTGGACACCCGGGAAGTTTTCAATGAGCAATTGAATACCTACGAAAGCGATTTTCGCGATGTGCAAGGCCAGGAAAACATCAAGAGGGCGTTGGAGATTGCAGCGGCCGGGGGCCACAATGCCATTATGATCGGCCCCCCGGGGGCAGGCAAGACCATGCTGGCAAAACGGTTGCCCTCCATACTTCCGCCCCTTACCCTGAACGAGGCCCTGGAAACCACCAAAATACATTCTGTTGCTGGCCGGCTGGGCGCCAACGATGCGTTGATCACCAACCGTCCGTTTAGGTCGCCCCACCATACCATCTCCGATGTGGCGTTGGTGGGGGGAGGGGGAAACCCACAGCCCGGTGAGATTTCCTTGTCGCACAATGGCGTCTTGTTTTTGGATGAGTTGCCGGAGTTTAAACGGGCGGTGCTGGAGGTGATGCGCCAGCCGATGGAAGAAAGACGTGTGACCATTTCTCGGGCTAAGGTGTCCATAGACTATCCCGCCAATTTCATGCTTATCGCCAGCATGAACCCCTGCCCATGTGGTTATTACAACCATCCGGAGAAGGAATGCGTGTGTGCCCCGGGCGTGGTGCAACGGTACCTGAGCAAGGTAAGCGGGCCGTTGCTCGACCGGATAGATTTGCATGTGGAAGTGGTGCCCGTCAGTTTTGATGAAATGGTTTCGCAGCAGAAATCGGAAAGCAGCGAAGGGATAAGGGAACGGGTGGTAAAGGCGAGGGAGGTTCAGGCGCAGCGGTTCAAGGGCAATGCCGAAATGTATTGCAATGCCATGATGGGCTCCAGTATGGTAAAAAAAGTGTGCGTGATCAACGATGCCGGGAGGGCCCTGTTAAAAACCGCGATGGAGCGGCTGGGCCTGTCGGCCAGGGCCTACGACCGCATCCTGAAAGTTTCCCGTACCATTGCGGACCTGGCCGGCAGCGATGAAATAAAAATAGAACACCTGGCGGAGGCCATCCAGTACAGGAGCCTGGACAGGGAAGGCTGGGCGGGGTAG
- the lpcA gene encoding D-sedoheptulose 7-phosphate isomerase produces the protein MDVRKTIREELSQAALTLNNFLQSESALKGIEEAAAAMATAIQAGHKVISCGNGGSHCDAMHFAEELSGRFRADRRALPAISISDPAHITCVGNDYGFEFVFSRYVEALGKRGDVLLAISTSGNSPNVLRATEAARERGMKVIALCGKDGGKLAGMADVGITVPHHGFADRIQEVHIKIIHILILLIEKQVK, from the coding sequence ATGGACGTTCGGAAAACCATCAGGGAAGAACTAAGCCAGGCGGCACTTACTTTAAACAATTTCCTGCAGTCGGAAAGCGCCCTCAAAGGAATTGAAGAGGCCGCTGCCGCCATGGCAACGGCCATACAAGCAGGCCATAAGGTCATATCCTGTGGCAATGGAGGGTCCCATTGCGATGCCATGCATTTTGCGGAAGAACTCTCGGGCAGGTTTCGTGCGGACCGCAGGGCCCTGCCGGCCATCTCCATTTCAGATCCTGCGCACATCACCTGTGTGGGAAATGACTATGGGTTTGAATTTGTTTTTTCACGCTATGTAGAGGCCCTGGGAAAGCGTGGGGACGTCTTGTTGGCGATCAGCACCAGCGGCAACTCGCCCAATGTGCTCCGGGCCACGGAAGCGGCCAGGGAAAGGGGCATGAAGGTAATTGCCCTTTGCGGAAAAGATGGGGGCAAGCTGGCTGGCATGGCGGATGTTGGCATTACCGTGCCGCACCATGGCTTTGCCGACCGCATCCAGGAAGTGCACATCAAAATTATCCATATCCTTATCCTGCTGATTGAGAAGCAGGTGAAATAG
- a CDS encoding ABC transporter ATP-binding protein: MKTFLRILNYTPRIGSRLVLFFFFSILGIIFGAFNIVLVIPMLQVLFSRNINDPVPPLPDFHLSSDYVVGVFNHYFRLIIQENGPLNALLFVCGLIVLCVVLANAFRFLERVMATKIRVDLVRNIRLDIFNNVSRLHIGFFNNERKGDLISRFTNDVQEVEMAVMNSLKAVLKEPITIVVYFVMLFIISAKLTLFTLIVLPVIGGALAEIIKRLKRQAKQSQESLGRIVNILDETFGGMRVVKAFNARGFIVRKMEEESDYYRKVNKSMSYKNELASPVSEALGVMIVAGIIFFGGNMVLSADSSLAPETFLGFLAIFSMIIQPAKAFSNGITALQKGTASANRIFATIDTVPVIQSPPNAIVLERFQSKIEFVNVSFAYHSELVLKNINLTIPKGKMVALVGPSGGGKSTLADLVPRFYDPTEGEVRIDGHALTRYDVASLRNQLGIVTQESILFNDTVFNNISFGAPNATEQDVIAAAKVANAHDFILQAKEGYQTFIGERGSKLSGGQRQRLSIARAVLKNPPILILDEATSALDTESEKLVQEALFNLMKNRTSIVIAHRLSTIQHADEIVVIQDGKIVERGTHVELTEKNGVYRKLSDFQNHDN; encoded by the coding sequence CCTTGCCGGATTTTCACCTGTCATCGGATTATGTGGTAGGGGTATTCAACCATTACTTCCGGCTGATCATCCAGGAAAACGGCCCGCTGAACGCGTTGCTGTTTGTCTGTGGGCTGATCGTGCTGTGTGTTGTGCTGGCCAACGCATTCCGGTTTTTGGAAAGGGTAATGGCCACTAAAATCCGTGTGGACCTGGTAAGGAACATCCGACTGGATATTTTTAACAACGTTTCAAGGCTCCACATCGGGTTTTTCAACAACGAGCGCAAAGGCGACCTTATTTCGCGCTTTACCAATGACGTTCAGGAAGTGGAGATGGCCGTTATGAACAGCCTGAAGGCCGTGCTCAAAGAGCCCATTACCATAGTGGTGTATTTTGTGATGCTGTTCATCATTTCCGCCAAGCTCACCCTGTTCACGTTGATTGTGCTGCCGGTGATAGGCGGGGCCCTTGCGGAGATCATAAAGCGGCTGAAGCGCCAGGCAAAACAAAGCCAGGAGTCGCTGGGCAGGATTGTCAACATCCTGGACGAAACGTTTGGAGGGATGCGGGTGGTAAAAGCTTTTAATGCGCGTGGTTTTATTGTGCGAAAGATGGAGGAAGAATCCGACTATTACCGTAAGGTAAACAAGTCCATGTCCTACAAAAACGAATTGGCGTCACCCGTTTCGGAAGCACTCGGGGTAATGATAGTGGCCGGGATTATTTTCTTTGGCGGCAATATGGTGCTGAGTGCGGATTCGAGCCTGGCCCCTGAAACATTCCTAGGGTTTCTGGCCATATTCTCCATGATCATCCAACCAGCCAAAGCCTTTTCCAATGGCATTACCGCCCTGCAAAAAGGGACAGCATCCGCGAATAGGATTTTTGCGACCATCGACACGGTGCCGGTGATCCAAAGCCCTCCCAATGCGATTGTACTGGAGCGGTTTCAAAGCAAGATCGAGTTTGTCAACGTATCGTTTGCGTACCATTCGGAGCTTGTGTTGAAAAATATCAACCTTACCATCCCCAAGGGAAAGATGGTGGCGCTCGTGGGGCCCTCCGGTGGGGGCAAGTCCACCTTGGCGGATTTGGTGCCACGGTTCTACGATCCTACCGAGGGGGAGGTGAGGATTGATGGCCACGCCCTTACCCGGTATGATGTAGCCTCCCTTCGAAACCAATTGGGCATAGTCACTCAGGAATCCATTTTGTTTAACGACACGGTTTTCAACAACATCAGCTTTGGGGCCCCCAACGCCACGGAGCAGGACGTGATTGCTGCCGCAAAAGTGGCCAATGCCCATGATTTTATTTTGCAGGCAAAGGAAGGGTACCAGACCTTCATTGGCGAACGTGGGTCCAAGCTGTCAGGAGGGCAACGCCAACGGCTGAGCATAGCCAGGGCGGTTTTGAAAAACCCTCCCATTTTGATTTTGGACGAGGCGACCAGTGCCCTCGATACGGAATCGGAAAAACTGGTGCAGGAAGCCCTGTTCAACCTGATGAAGAACAGGACTTCCATTGTGATCGCCCACCGGTTGAGCACCATCCAGCATGCGGATGAAATAGTGGTAATCCAGGATGGGAAAATAGTGGAACGGGGCACCCACGTTGAGCTGACGGAAAAGAACGGGGTATATCGCAAGTTGAGTGATTTTCAGAACCATGATAATTGA